A region from the Musa acuminata AAA Group cultivar baxijiao chromosome BXJ1-10, Cavendish_Baxijiao_AAA, whole genome shotgun sequence genome encodes:
- the LOC135595710 gene encoding plasma membrane-associated cation-binding protein 1-like codes for MVNYWKSKVLPTIKKVFDRNGKKAAAAEACKSFDESKEDISKEFEEKKTDLQPKVVEIYEASAVEIKTLVKKPTGSGLKKKSTVVIKFIEELVKIEFPGSKPVSEAAAKYGPGLVSGPVIFLFEQVSTLLPAEEPPAPAEPAVESTSKDITPETAEEIKKEEAEAEVEEAPAPADPAPSDPSPETEKPAEPAAEPAKA; via the exons ATGGTGAATTACTGGAAGTCTAAAGTCCTTCCGACGATCAAGAAGGTGTTTGACAGGAACGGCAAGAAGGCTGCCGCCGCCGAGGCATGCAAGTCCTTCGACGAATCGAAG GAGgacatcagcaaggagttcgaagAGAAGAAGACTGACCTGCAGCCCAAAGTTGTGGAGATCTACGAAGCTTCTGCCGTTGAAATCAAG ACTCTGGTGAAGAAACCGACGGGGTCAGGACTGAAGAAGAAATCAACTGTTGTGATCAAGTTCATCGAGGAACTAGTGAAGATCG AGTTCCCTGGCTCGAAGCCGGTGAGCGAGGCTGCCGCCAAGTACGGCCCCGGCCTCGTCTCCGGTCCCGTGATCTTCCTCTTCGAGCAGGTGTCCACCTTACTCCCCGCAGAGGAGCCGCCTGCTCCCGCCGAACCGGCCGTCGAGAGCACCAGCAAGGATATTACACCGGAAACCGCGGAGGAGATCAAGAAGGAAGAGGCTGAGGCGGAGGTGGAAGAGGCACCTGCCCCGGCCGACCCGGCTCCCTCGGACCCCTCCCCGGAGACGGAGAAACCGGCCGAGCCAGCGGCTGAACCCGCCAAGGCTTGA